The proteins below are encoded in one region of Stieleria sp. JC731:
- the tpx gene encoding thiol peroxidase: MTQTGVITFKGNPMTLAGEALEVGSPAPDFALHYAEGGIQTLTLADLKGKPSIVSVVPSLDTPTCATQTKKFNEELAALGDKINAVTVSRDLPFAQARFCGAEDIKMRTASDYQTHAFGTDWGVQIEELKLLTRAVFVLNADGEVAHKEIVSEVTEEPDYATAMAALRMLV, encoded by the coding sequence ATGACTCAGACAGGTGTCATTACTTTTAAAGGCAACCCGATGACTTTGGCCGGCGAGGCTTTGGAAGTCGGTTCCCCGGCACCCGACTTTGCGCTGCATTATGCCGAAGGAGGTATTCAGACGCTAACATTGGCGGACCTGAAGGGGAAACCATCCATCGTTAGCGTTGTGCCAAGCTTGGACACGCCGACCTGTGCGACACAAACGAAGAAGTTCAACGAAGAGCTTGCCGCACTGGGCGACAAAATCAATGCAGTGACTGTCAGCCGCGACCTTCCCTTCGCACAAGCTCGTTTTTGTGGTGCCGAAGATATCAAAATGCGCACCGCCAGCGACTATCAGACGCATGCGTTCGGAACCGATTGGGGCGTTCAGATCGAAGAGCTAAAGCTTTTGACACGCGCCGTGTTCGTTTTGAACGCCGACGGCGAAGTAGCTCACAAAGAAATCGTCTCGGAAGTCACCGAAGAACCCGATTACGCTACCGCAATGGCTGCGCTGCGTATGCTCGTCTAG